CTGGAGCAGGGCCTCGTCGCCATTGCCCGCGTGCAGCGCCTCGATGCGGGCTGCCGCGTCCGGCTCGAACATCCGCACGACGCGGCCCGATTCATGATCTCTGAAGGAAAATGCGGGCACCGCGCCCTTGATTCCGTAGAAGAGCTCGGCCTGGACCGCGGGCGTCGTCGACGGCAGGCCCGAATAGAGGCTGTGGAGCTGATAGTGCTCGCGGTGGATCAACCGCCGCAGGAAAGGCAGCTCACCACGTTCCAGCGCGCGCTCGAGCTCCGGCTGCGAGAG
This genomic window from Thermodesulfobacteriota bacterium contains:
- a CDS encoding oxidoreductase — its product is MLGRIETFLRRLRRNLSRSVWLARLLRLPVSEGPASRPGLIMIQIDGLSQPELERALERGELPFLRRLIHREHYQLHSLYSGLPSTTPAVQAELFYGIKGAVPAFSFRDHESGRVVRMFEPDAAARIEALHAGNGDEALLQ